The segment CCGACGAAGGTGGCGAACGCCCGGTCCAGGACGGGGCCGAGCGCCGCCCGGCCGGTCACCGGGTTCGGCCGGTCCAGGACCACGAACCGCTTCCCGGCGAGGGCGGCGGCCGCCATGCAGTCGTACAGCGTCCAGATGTAGGTGTAGAAGCGGGCACCGGCGTCCTGGATGTCGAAGACGACCGTGTCCACACCGGACGCGGTGAAGACGTCCGCGAGCGGCTGCCCGCTCTTCAGGTACGTGTCGTAGACGGGCAGCCCGGTCGCCGGGTCGTCGTACCGCCCCTCGGAGCCGCCCGCCTGCGCGGTGCCCCGGAAGCCGTGCTCGGGGCCGAAGACGGCGACCAGGTCCACCCGTTCGTCGGCGTGCATCACGTCCACGACGTGCCGGGCGTCCCGGGTGATGCCGGTCGGATTGGTGACGATGCCCACCCGCTCGCCGGCGAGCAGGGCGTACCCGTCGTCGGCGAGCCGCTCGAAGCCGGTCCGCACGCGCCCGTGCCCCTGCGGCTGTCCCGCCGCGACGGTGGGCGCGGTGGCCGCCACTGCCCCGAGGGCGCCCCCGGCGGCCAGCAGACTCCGTCGCGACAGGCCCATGCGAAACCTCCTCGATCGCCGTCCCCGGCCGGGGCACGTGACATGGGCACGCACGCTAGCGGTCCTGACCGCCCACGGGAACGAGGCATGCGGCCGACACCCTTCCGTCTTTCCATACCGACTGGTTAGTCTGTCCGCGTCGTCACGGGTCGTCACAGGTCGCCGCGGGTCGTCGAGGCGTCATACGGAGAGGTGGGTCCATGAGCGAGGGCACGAACCAGGTCCAGGGCGCCGGAGTCGTCGTCACGGGAGCGGGCGGAGGCATCGGTGCCGCCCTCGCGCGCCGGTTCGTCGCCGAAGGGGCCCGGGTCGTCGTCAACGACCTCGACCCCGTCCGTACCAAGGCCGTCGCCGAGGAGATCGGTGCCCTCGCCGTCCCCGGAGACGCCTCCGCCGTCGTCGACGAGGCCCGCGAGGCCCTCGGTGGCACCGTCGACATCTGGTGCGCCAACGCCGGACTCTCCTCGCCCGGCGACGCCTTCGCCGACGAGGACGTCTGGGCCGCCGCCTGGGACGTCAACGTCATGGCCCACGTCCGCGCGGCCCGCGCCCTGCTCCCCGACTGGCTGGAGCGCGGCAGCGGCCGGTTCGTGTCCACGGTCTCCGCCGCCGGACTGCTCACCATGATCGGCGCGGCGCCGTACAGCGTCTCCAAGCACGGCGCGTACGCCTTCGCCGAATGGCTCTCCCTCACCTACCGGCACCGCGGCCTCGCCGTCCACGCCATCTGCCCGCAAGGTGTCCGTACGGACATGCTCACGGCCGCCGGAACGGCCGGCGACCTCGTCCTGGCCCCCACCGCCATCGAGCCCGAGGACGTCGCCGACGCCCTCCTCGACGCCATCGCCGCCGACCGCTTCCTCGTGCTCCCGCACCCCGAGGTGGCCGGCTACTACCGGAACCGGGCCGCCGACCCCGAGCGCTGGCTCGGCACCATGAACCACGTCCAGCAGACCTGGGAGACGGGCACCCGTTAGCAAACGCCCCGGCGGATGCGAAGATCTACCGGCGGGAACGCGTTCCCTTGACCGAAAACAATCACCGAGCACCATCACCGAGAACGACCACCGAGAACGACCATCGAGAACGACCGGAAGGCGGCGGAGCATGGCCAGGACGACGGACGGGGGCGGCACACCCGTCCCCCAGAGGCTCCTCGCCGCCGCCACCCGGCTCTTCGCCGAGCAGGGGTACGACCGCACCTCCGTCCAGGAGATCGTCGAGGCGGCCGGGGTCACCAAGGGTGCGCTCTACCACTACTTCGGTTCCAAGGAGGACCTCCTCCAGGAGGTCTACTCCCGCGTCCTCCGCCTCCAGCAGGAGCGCCTCGACGCCTTCGCGGACGCCGACGCGCCCATCGAGGACCGGCTGCGCGAAGCCGCCGCCGACGTCGTCGTCACCACCATCGAGAACCTCGACGACGCCGCCATCTTCTTCCGCTCCATGCACCACCTCAGCCCGGAGAAGAACAAGCAGG is part of the Streptomyces sp. NBC_00250 genome and harbors:
- a CDS encoding SDR family oxidoreductase, with amino-acid sequence MSEGTNQVQGAGVVVTGAGGGIGAALARRFVAEGARVVVNDLDPVRTKAVAEEIGALAVPGDASAVVDEAREALGGTVDIWCANAGLSSPGDAFADEDVWAAAWDVNVMAHVRAARALLPDWLERGSGRFVSTVSAAGLLTMIGAAPYSVSKHGAYAFAEWLSLTYRHRGLAVHAICPQGVRTDMLTAAGTAGDLVLAPTAIEPEDVADALLDAIAADRFLVLPHPEVAGYYRNRAADPERWLGTMNHVQQTWETGTR
- a CDS encoding TetR/AcrR family transcriptional regulator; the encoded protein is MARTTDGGGTPVPQRLLAAATRLFAEQGYDRTSVQEIVEAAGVTKGALYHYFGSKEDLLQEVYSRVLRLQQERLDAFADADAPIEDRLREAAADVVVTTIENLDDAAIFFRSMHHLSPEKNKQVRSERRHYHERFRALIEEGQRSGVFSSATPADLVVDYHFGSVHHLSTWYRPDGPLTPQQVAGHLADLLLRALRP